Proteins from a genomic interval of Schistocerca piceifrons isolate TAMUIC-IGC-003096 chromosome 3, iqSchPice1.1, whole genome shotgun sequence:
- the LOC124788989 gene encoding uncharacterized protein LOC124788989 gives MLEKTKAYFFETCRTEEKFVSFLTDSEELATELELEDLTLPCVSISRRRNKKPIHFTYEGRDETIDDPTKRYKIEFYYYLLDIVITSLDERLNELKSHCDYFDSLYDTSDLKNAPPDSLDTKCRNLAAILQDHESSDIDALELREGLKVLSTLLKPGIGPKETLKLVGGHSFCPNVNIALRIPLTPPVTVASRERGFSKLELIKTYL, from the coding sequence atgcttgaaaaaacgaaagcatatttttttgagacctgcagaacagaagaaaagtttgtgtctttcttgacgGATTCCGAAGAATtggctacagaattagagctagaagatctaacgtTACCATGTGTAAGCATTTCCCGGCGACGAAAtaagaagccaatacactttacctatgaaggaagggatgagacaatagatgacccaacaaaacgttacaagattgaattctactattatcttttagatatagtaaTCACATCTTTGGATGAGAGACTCAATGaactgaaatctcattgtgattattttgattcTCTCTATGACACCAGTGACCTGAAGAATGcacctcctgacagcctggacacaaagtgtagaaacctcgcagcgattttgcaagatcatgagtcaagcgacattgatgcactggagttgagggaaggACTAAAAGTactttcaacattgttgaaacctggaataggtccaaaagagactctgaaGCTTGTAGGAGGACATAGTTTTTGCCCTAATGTTAATATTGCTCTGAGAATTCCCCTAACACCCCCAGTGACAGTTGCGAGCAGAGAGAGGGGTTTCTCAAAACTGGAATTGATAAAGACATACCTCTGA